The following DNA comes from Candidatus Hydrogenedentota bacterium.
GGGCGCTTGTGCCGCCGTCGCCGAAGGTCCATGCCCATTGGGTGATCGTTTTGGTGCCTTCCGTGGATTCGTCGGTGAACTGGACCGTCAGCGGACGGAACCCCGATGTCGGCGCCGCGCTGAAAGCCGCCATGGGCAGGATGCCGGGTTCGACGTGAACGTAGCCGGTCCGGGTTTCGGTCGAGTTGCCGGCCGCCGATGTGACCGTCAGCGATACCGTGAAGTCGCCGGTGGCGTCGTAGGTGTGCATCGGATTTTGCTCGGTGCTGGTCGTCCCGTCACCGAAATTCCATAGCCATTGCCCGATGGGCGAGGTGCCGGGCGCGGATTCGTCGGTGAATTGCACAACGAGCGGCCGCGATCCCGTCAGCGGCGCGCCGGAGAAAGCGGCGCCGGGCGCGACACCCGGCTGGACCGAAACGGTGGACGGCTGTGTGCGGGTGTTGGATCCCGCGTCGCTCGTAACCGTCAGCGACACGGTAAAAGTGCCGGCTGTCGTATAGGTGTGCGATGGATTTTGCTGGGCGCTGGTCGTTCCGTCGCCGAAATCCCACAGCCATGCCGTGATGGGTTTCGTGCCCGGCGACGACGTATCCGTGAAGGCGACGGACAGGGGCGCATAACCCGACGCGGGCGTCCAGTCGAAGGAGGCCGTAGGAACGGCATCCACGACAATGTAACCGGGGTTGGTTCGCGTGTCCTGCGCGCCGTTCTGCGCGGTGACCGTCAGCGAAACCGTAAAGAGGCCCGCGGCGAAGGTGTGCGATGGATTCGGCTGGGTGCTGGTCGTTCCATCGCCGAAGTCCCACAGATATCCGACAATGGGCGAACCGCCCGCAACCGACAGGTTTTGGAATGCAACCGCCAGCGGCGCAAGGCCGGCCAGGGGGGACGCCGAGAAATTGGCCGTGGGACCCGACGACACGTTGATATAGTCCGTCTTGATCAGCGTATGGCTTCCGGCGCTTGTCGTTACGGTCAACGAAACGGTGTACTTGCCCCCATCCGTGTAGACATGCGACGGATTCGCGGATGTTCCGGCGGGCGATCCGTCGCCGAAATCCCAGCGCCACGAAACGATGGGGGAGGTGCCCGCGGAGGATTGATCGGTGAACTGCACCGTAAGCGGCTGCGGTCCGGACAGGACGTTGGCCGTGAAGGCCGCCACGGGCGCGACGAAATATTCGAACGCACCCATATCCACGCGCGATCCTTGTGGCCGGGGTGTGCCTGCAAGGTCCGTGGCGGGCGCGCCGGCATTGACGCCGGTGTTGATGCACGGCGATGAAGATGCCAGGCGATAATCGTTCGGCGCGTTGGTGAATACGGGGTTTGTGTTGATATTGCCCGTTCCCGCGAATACGGGCGTTCCCCGGATGTCGGAATACGTTGCAAGCGTGGCCGCGCCGCCGATGTCCGAAATTTCCTGTGCCGCCTGGTTGTAAAAAATAGAATTCCGCACGGTGACGGGCGAAGGGCAGACATAATTGAACAGCGCGCCGCCCTGCGCGGCCCGATTGTCCGCAAACGTGCAGTTGGCCACGGTTGAATTGGAACCGCCGTTGAACATGCCGCCCGCGGCCGCCGCCGACACATTGCCCGCCAGCAGGCAGTTGACAAGCGAGGCGGGGCTGCGATCGTAATTGTACAGGCCGGCGCCGGTTTCCGCCGTGTTGCCGGACAACGTGCAGGCGTCGAGCGTGACGGTTGCCAGCGTGATATTGAACAGCGCGCCGCCCAGTCCGCCCGCGTCCGGAACGGCGTTGTTCAGGAATGAGCAACGCCGGAACACGGGGGCGGAGTGTTGGGAATACACGGCGCCGCCGCACAATGCCTGGTTGCCGGTAAATGTGCAATCCTGAAAAACGGCATCGGCATAGTAATTGAGCGCGGCGCCGCCGTAGTCCGCCTGATTGTCCGTGAACGTGCAGTGGGTGTAGACCGCCGCCGATTTTTCGTTGTACACCGCGCCGCCGTATGGCGCCGCCGTGTTCGACGAGAACAGGCACTCCGACACCTTGGCGTCGGCAAAGTAATTGTGCAAGCCGCCGGCGTCGAGATTGCCCGTGTTGCCGGTGAAGGCGCATGCCGTGATGACGGGCGCCGCGTGGGCATTCATCATGCCGCCGCCCTCGATCGCGTGGTTGCCGGTGAACACGCAACGCGAAACACGCGGGGCGACCCGATAATTGAGCATTCCGCCGCCGGTGTCCTCCGACGATCCGTTGCCTTCGATGCCGTCGTCGGCCCATCCGCCGGTAATGGTGAATCCGTCGAGGATGGCGTTGTCGGCGCCCAGCACGACATGATACGCGCGCGCGCCGGCCCGGGCGGTCGTGCCGTCGAGAATGGTGACGTTCGTTTCGGGATTGCACTGGCTGCGCGTGGTTTCGGATTTGTCGAATCCGCCGTAAACGTCCACGCCCGGTTTCAGCACAACCGAGCCGGTCGCGTTGGCGCGCGTTTCCGCGTAGGTTCCCGATGCAACCCACACTTCGGCGGGCGCTCCAGCCGCAAAGGCCGCGTCAATACCCGCCTGCACCGTTTTATAGGCCATCGTCCACGACGTGCCGTTCGGATTCGACGCCGTGCTGGCGGCATCAACGTAAAATCGCCGGTACACGCGGATGTAATCGGTCTTGGTTTCCGTCGTGCTGCCGACCGCGGAAGTGGCCGTCAGCGAGACCGTGTAGAATCCCGGCGCGGAGTAGGTATGGCCGGGATTGGCCGCCGTGGAGGTCGTGCTGTCGCCGAAATTCCAGAGATAACCTGTAATGGGCGATGTGCCGGGCGTGGACTGGTTGGTGAATTGAACGTTCAGCGATCCGTAGCCGATTGTCGTGTCCGCCGTAAATGCGGCCGCGGGGCCGCCCACATTGACTATCATCGTCTTTGTGCTGGAACCCGTCGCGCTGTCCACCGTGAGCGTCACGGTTCGGACGCCGGCGATTGTGTAGGTATGCGAAGGCGATTGCGCCGTGCTGTTTGCGCCGTCGCCGAAGTCCCACACCCAACTCGTAATCGGCGAACGGCCCGCGACGGACGCATCCGTGAACTGGACGGAGAGTGGAGGCGATCCCGACGCGGGCGCCGCGGAAAAATCGGCCGTGGGGCCGCCGTCCACCACGATATGGGCGGCGCGCGTCAGGGTGTGCGATCCGGCAGGCGTCGTGACGGTCAGCGATACCGTGTACGTCCCCCCGCGCGTGTAGGTGTGCTCCGGGTTTTGCTGGGTGCTCGTCGCGCCGTCGCCGAAGTCCCAGAGCCACGAAAGCGGCGATGCCGTGCCGGGCAGCGAAAGATCCGCGAAGGCGACCGCCAGCGGAACCATGCCTTTCTCCGGCGATGCGCGCCAATCCGCGACCGGTCCGGCCGTGCCGTATTCGTACGCGCCCATGTCGAAAAGGCCGCCGGACGGCTGCGGCCTTGGCGTGCCGAGGATGTCGTTGGAGGGCGCATTGCCCGCCGTGCCTTTGTTGATGCAGGGCGAGCCGGCCAGCAGCGACAAATCCCCCGCCGCGGCATCGCGAAACTGGGGGTTGGTCTGAATGTTGCCTGTTCCCGCATGGCCGCCCTGGATGTCCGAGTAGATGACGGTGGGCGTGGCGCCGCCGATTTCCGAGGGTGTGTCGCCATAAAGAATGTCGTTGGAAAAGGTGCAGGGCGCGCCTGTCGCGCAGTAGACCGCGCCGCCCACCCCGCCGTTCTGCGCCTGATTCACGGAAAAGGACGTATTCACGACGAGCGCGGTCTGGGGGCCCTCGAAATAGGCCGCTCCTCCGGAACCGTTGGTGGCCGTGTTGCCCCAGAACACGCCGTTCGACAGCAACAGCGGCCCGTTGGCATTATACAGGGCGCCGCCGCGCAAGGCCGAGTTGGCCCGAAAGGCGCATCGCGCGACATGGGGCCAGGCGTTTGCAAACGAGAC
Coding sequences within:
- a CDS encoding PKD domain-containing protein — encoded protein: MARHAALIALVLAAAPAATAATWFVNKANASPTQNGLAWSTAFRDIQPAIDAAAKGDEIWVAGGTYGEARADETGAVLMKTGVALYGGFAGNETQRDARDWTTHLTVISGAAARGGSAAWHTIMGADDAVLDGFVITGGIASGTGDAANGGGMYNAFASPLVVHCTFTGNVANGFGGGIHNHQSSPVLFLCSIENNMAAFGAGMYNHISSPKAVNCTFATNTASQSGGAVANRGACSPLFLGCTISGNAAGDGAGLENNDACTPELLRCTVNGNVASNAGGGLVARGGATVTMRHCTLSNNQAAFGGGVYCDTAVAEFSDCSFILNAAVSGAGGAVSFANAWPHVARCAFRANSALRGGALYNANGPLLLSNGVFWGNTATNGSGGAAYFEGPQTALVVNTSFSVNQAQNGGVGGAVYCATGAPCTFSNDILYGDTPSEIGGATPTVIYSDIQGGHAGTGNIQTNPQFRDAAAGDLSLLAGSPCINKGTAGNAPSNDILGTPRPQPSGGLFDMGAYEYGTAGPVADWRASPEKGMVPLAVAFADLSLPGTASPLSWLWDFGDGATSTQQNPEHTYTRGGTYTVSLTVTTPAGSHTLTRAAHIVVDGGPTADFSAAPASGSPPLSVQFTDASVAGRSPITSWVWDFGDGANSTAQSPSHTYTIAGVRTVTLTVDSATGSSTKTMIVNVGGPAAAFTADTTIGYGSLNVQFTNQSTPGTSPITGYLWNFGDSTTSTAANPGHTYSAPGFYTVSLTATSAVGSTTETKTDYIRVYRRFYVDAASTASNPNGTSWTMAYKTVQAGIDAAFAAGAPAEVWVASGTYAETRANATGSVVLKPGVDVYGGFDKSETTRSQCNPETNVTILDGTTARAGARAYHVVLGADNAILDGFTITGGWADDGIEGNGSSEDTGGGMLNYRVAPRVSRCVFTGNHAIEGGGMMNAHAAPVITACAFTGNTGNLDAGGLHNYFADAKVSECLFSSNTAAPYGGAVYNEKSAAVYTHCTFTDNQADYGGAALNYYADAVFQDCTFTGNQALCGGAVYSQHSAPVFRRCSFLNNAVPDAGGLGGALFNITLATVTLDACTLSGNTAETGAGLYNYDRSPASLVNCLLAGNVSAAAAGGMFNGGSNSTVANCTFADNRAAQGGALFNYVCPSPVTVRNSIFYNQAAQEISDIGGAATLATYSDIRGTPVFAGTGNINTNPVFTNAPNDYRLASSSPCINTGVNAGAPATDLAGTPRPQGSRVDMGAFEYFVAPVAAFTANVLSGPQPLTVQFTDQSSAGTSPIVSWRWDFGDGSPAGTSANPSHVYTDGGKYTVSLTVTTSAGSHTLIKTDYINVSSGPTANFSASPLAGLAPLAVAFQNLSVAGGSPIVGYLWDFGDGTTSTQPNPSHTFAAGLFTVSLTVTAQNGAQDTRTNPGYIVVDAVPTASFDWTPASGYAPLSVAFTDTSSPGTKPITAWLWDFGDGTTSAQQNPSHTYTTAGTFTVSLTVTSDAGSNTRTQPSTVSVQPGVAPGAAFSGAPLTGSRPLVVQFTDESAPGTSPIGQWLWNFGDGTTSTEQNPMHTYDATGDFTVSLTVTSAAGNSTETRTGYVHVEPGILPMAAFSAAPTSGFRPLTVQFTDESTEGTKTITQWAWTFGDGGTSAQPNPSHTYATPGDFDVSLTVTSSVGSDTLTKIRLIHVGSLVYVDKDNTSGTENGASWGTAYRKIQDGVNAASALGGAEVWVAEGLYNEARSNSSGALIMAEGVHLYGGFAGSETARAERDWTIRKTTIDGTTSRNGNRAYHVIIGANNATLDGFTVTGGNAGNTGNGRDRGAGLYNVGVSPTVIHCTFRDMTANYGGAAIYNDSCAPSIRACRFINNMAVGGSFSQGRGGAIANISATPSIANCIFTNNFARASLVAAGQGGAVYNASGAPSIVNCTFNGNASENAFASQGQGGAVFNYQSDAMVKNSILWQDAPDEIQNQNGAPRIDYNDVSGGYPSGTGNINTDPLFTDAGNNDFSLRPESPCIDKAASEGAPNDDYRGIPRPQGLSADMGAFEYWAPPVADFIAAPADGYAPLDVAFTDVSDPGTSPITTWTWDFGDGESSAAQNPVHRYNTAGTYSVTLTVATDIASDTITKTNGITVAQAIAPQPDFEADTPGGAAPLTVQFTDRSVPGTLPIQEWNWDFGDGGTGTGPSPVHLFTLPGVYTVSLTVSTLIHTVTTIKTDFITVGPPIPPSPGFTFDPASGAAPLLVAFTDTSIPGSSPIDNWQWDFGDGETIQGLPNPSHTYLNPGVYTVSLTVVSESGSPTWIVNDAIHVTPATTLPGGGWEAALLLMGLLALAGRSARIRQTRNRQ